In the genome of Hippoglossus hippoglossus isolate fHipHip1 chromosome 4, fHipHip1.pri, whole genome shotgun sequence, one region contains:
- the rgl1 gene encoding ral guanine nucleotide dissociation stimulator-like 1 isoform X2, whose amino-acid sequence MRETLTMKFAWKTKMSSVQDWGEEVEEGAIYNVTLKRVQIQQAANKGARWLGAEGDRLPPGHTVSQLETCKIRSIRAGTLERLVETLLTAFGDNDLTYTSIFLSTYRAFTSTQTVLRLLLDRYGCTEENEQDPDRCRGSETRGAIRNVLASILHAWLDQCPEDFQEPPDYPCLHRLMDYLRKALPGSEALRRAQGLLEQLQSQAGMDDTDAGFHGNSSFCLGEEEEVEIEVHEDFLSFDADLVAEQLTYMDALLFKKVVPHHCLGSIWSQRDKKHNKHSAPSVRATITQFNAVAACVVSTVLKHKQIRPHVRARVIQRWIDIAQECRIRKNFSSLRAIVSALQSNPLYRLKRVWACVHKDSMQTFEELSDIFSDHNNYLTSRELLMREGTSKFASLESCTKEHQKRTHKRLLLQREMGAMQGTIPYLGTFLTDLTMLDTALPDLAEGGLINFEKRRREFELIAQIKLLQSACNSYCLKAEPSYLRWFKNHPQLSEEESYSLSCEIEGFGDSSPTSPKPRKSMVKRLSLLFLGTDNNSASSPVREMPRSPPTGSSGESMDSVSVSSSDSSSPSDSEGLTPTTHTSDSQQNKLSESSSCNSLHSMDTSSSTASVSMTPASPSLPGPACTHRRSLSLTPLSPSSPSQTPTYNTQAQDACIIRVSLEHGNGNLYKSILLTNQDKTRAVISRAMAKHNLEVEPGEGYELVQVISEERELVIPDNANVFYAMNTSANFDFLLRVRGSAGRPVQLRSRCSSTLPRTQHRSTLSLRLSKVTL is encoded by the exons AGCTCGGTGCAGGACTGGGGGGAGGAAGTTGAGGAAGGAGCCATCTACAATGTGACACTGAAGAGGGTTCAGATTCAGCAGGCGGCCAACAAGGGAGCAAGATGGCTGGGG GCGGAGGGGGATCGTCTGCCTCCCGGCCACACGGTGAGCCAGCTGGAAACCTGCAAGATCCGCAGCATCCGCGCGGGAACGCTGGAGCGACTGGTGGAGACACTACTGACGGCATTTGGAGACAACGACCTCACCTACACCTCCATCTTCCTGTCCACTTACAGAGCCTTCACCAGCACACAGACGGTGCTGCGGCTCCTGCTAGACAG ATATGGATGCACTGAGGAAAATGAACAAGACCCAGACAGATGTCGAGGATCTGAAACCAGAGGAGCCATCAGGAA TGTCTTGGCCTCCATCCTGCATGCCTGGCTGGACCAGTGTCCTGAAGACTTCCAGGAGCCTCCCGACTACCCCTGTCTGCACAGGCTGATGGACTATCTGCGTAAGGCCCTGCCCGGCTCCGAGGCTCTGAGACGGGCGCAGGGTctgctggagcagctgcagagtcagGCCGGCATGGACGACACTGATG ctggtttccatggcaacagttCTTTCTGCctgggggaagaggaggaagtggagatcgAGGTCCACGAGGACTTCCTGTCGTTTGATGCGGACCTGGTGGCCGAGCAGCTGACCTACATGGACGCA ctgctgtttAAAAAGGTTGTGCCCCACCACTGCCTGGGCTCCATCTGGTCTCAGAGGGATAAGAAGCACAACAAGCACAGTGCCCCCAGCGTCAGAGCCACCATCACCCAGTTCAACGCCGTGGCGGCCTGCGTGGTCAGCACCGTGCTCAAACACAAGCAGATCCGGCCGCACGTTAGAGCGCGGGTCATCCAGCGCTGGATAGACATCGCTCAG GAATGTCGAATACGCAAAAACTTCTCATCTCTGCGAGCCATTGTGTCGGCACTGCAGTCCAATCCTCTGTACAGGCTGAAAAGAGTATGGGCCTGTGTGCACAA AGACAGCATGCAGACGTTTGAGGAGCTGTCGGACATTTTCTCCGACCACAACAACTACCTGACGAGCAGAGAGCTACTCATGAGG GAAGGCACTTCAAAGTTTGCCAGTCTGGAGAGCTGCACCAAGGAGCACCAGAAACGCACCCACAAGAGACTCCTGCTGCAGCGGGAGATG GGAGCAATGCAAGGAACAATACCATACTTGGGGACGTTTCTTACCGACCTGACCATGTTGGACACAGCCCTGCCGGACCTAGCGGAG GGTGGTCTGATCAACTTCGAGAAGAGACGCAGG gagtTTGAGCTGATCGCTCAGATCAAGCTGCTTCAGTCGGCCTGTAACAGCTACTGTCTGAAAGCGGAGCCCAGCTACCTGCGCTGGTTTAAAAACCACCCCCAGCTCAGCGAGGAGGAGAG CTACTCTCTGTCCTGTGAGATCGAGGGTTTCGGCGATAGCAGTCCGACTTCACCCAAACCTCGAAAAAGCATGGTGAAGAGACTCAGCCT GCTGTTTCTTGGAACAGACAATAACTCAGCCAGCTCTCCGGTCAGAGAGATGCCGCGATCGCCTCCCACTGGCAGCTCAGGGGAGAGCATGGACTCCGTCAGTGTGTCCTCCAGTGACTCCAGCAGCCCCTCAGACAGTGAAGGTCTCACGCCCACGACTCACACCTCCGACTCCCAGCAAAACAAG CTATCAGAATCCTCCTCATGTAATTCACTCCACTCCATGGACACCAGCTCGTCGACAGCCAGTGTCTCCATGACCCcggcctctccctccctgccagGGCCCGCCTGCACCCACCGGCGCTCCCTCTCGCTCACGCCCCTGTCCCCCAGTTCCCCGAGCCAAACCCCGACGTATAACACCCAGGCCCAGGACGCGTGCATCATACGAGTCAGTCTGGAGCATGGCAACGGGAATCTCTACAAAAGCATCCTG TTGACCAATCAAGACAAGACCCGAGCCGTCATTTCCAGAGCGATGGCGAAGCACAACCTGGAGGTGGAGCCGGGGGAAGGATACGAGCTGGTACAAGTCATCTCTGAGGAGAGAG AGCTGGTGATCCCAGACAACGCCAATGTCTTTTACGCCATGAACACCTCAGCTAACTTCGACTTCCTGCTGCGGGTGCGGGGCTCAGCGGGTCGGCCGGTCCAGCTGCGAAGCCGGTGCAGCTCCACGCTCCCGCGGACCCAGCACCGCTCGACCCTCTCGCTTCGACTCAGCAAAGTCACGCTGTGA
- the rgl1 gene encoding ral guanine nucleotide dissociation stimulator-like 1 isoform X1: MISHYPLATLMPWPASPHNHCPDLDCTLLLEGEGGVALQRYQPRYPESSPRHWSSVQDWGEEVEEGAIYNVTLKRVQIQQAANKGARWLGAEGDRLPPGHTVSQLETCKIRSIRAGTLERLVETLLTAFGDNDLTYTSIFLSTYRAFTSTQTVLRLLLDRYGCTEENEQDPDRCRGSETRGAIRNVLASILHAWLDQCPEDFQEPPDYPCLHRLMDYLRKALPGSEALRRAQGLLEQLQSQAGMDDTDAGFHGNSSFCLGEEEEVEIEVHEDFLSFDADLVAEQLTYMDALLFKKVVPHHCLGSIWSQRDKKHNKHSAPSVRATITQFNAVAACVVSTVLKHKQIRPHVRARVIQRWIDIAQECRIRKNFSSLRAIVSALQSNPLYRLKRVWACVHKDSMQTFEELSDIFSDHNNYLTSRELLMREGTSKFASLESCTKEHQKRTHKRLLLQREMGAMQGTIPYLGTFLTDLTMLDTALPDLAEGGLINFEKRRREFELIAQIKLLQSACNSYCLKAEPSYLRWFKNHPQLSEEESYSLSCEIEGFGDSSPTSPKPRKSMVKRLSLLFLGTDNNSASSPVREMPRSPPTGSSGESMDSVSVSSSDSSSPSDSEGLTPTTHTSDSQQNKLSESSSCNSLHSMDTSSSTASVSMTPASPSLPGPACTHRRSLSLTPLSPSSPSQTPTYNTQAQDACIIRVSLEHGNGNLYKSILLTNQDKTRAVISRAMAKHNLEVEPGEGYELVQVISEERELVIPDNANVFYAMNTSANFDFLLRVRGSAGRPVQLRSRCSSTLPRTQHRSTLSLRLSKVTL, translated from the exons AGCTCGGTGCAGGACTGGGGGGAGGAAGTTGAGGAAGGAGCCATCTACAATGTGACACTGAAGAGGGTTCAGATTCAGCAGGCGGCCAACAAGGGAGCAAGATGGCTGGGG GCGGAGGGGGATCGTCTGCCTCCCGGCCACACGGTGAGCCAGCTGGAAACCTGCAAGATCCGCAGCATCCGCGCGGGAACGCTGGAGCGACTGGTGGAGACACTACTGACGGCATTTGGAGACAACGACCTCACCTACACCTCCATCTTCCTGTCCACTTACAGAGCCTTCACCAGCACACAGACGGTGCTGCGGCTCCTGCTAGACAG ATATGGATGCACTGAGGAAAATGAACAAGACCCAGACAGATGTCGAGGATCTGAAACCAGAGGAGCCATCAGGAA TGTCTTGGCCTCCATCCTGCATGCCTGGCTGGACCAGTGTCCTGAAGACTTCCAGGAGCCTCCCGACTACCCCTGTCTGCACAGGCTGATGGACTATCTGCGTAAGGCCCTGCCCGGCTCCGAGGCTCTGAGACGGGCGCAGGGTctgctggagcagctgcagagtcagGCCGGCATGGACGACACTGATG ctggtttccatggcaacagttCTTTCTGCctgggggaagaggaggaagtggagatcgAGGTCCACGAGGACTTCCTGTCGTTTGATGCGGACCTGGTGGCCGAGCAGCTGACCTACATGGACGCA ctgctgtttAAAAAGGTTGTGCCCCACCACTGCCTGGGCTCCATCTGGTCTCAGAGGGATAAGAAGCACAACAAGCACAGTGCCCCCAGCGTCAGAGCCACCATCACCCAGTTCAACGCCGTGGCGGCCTGCGTGGTCAGCACCGTGCTCAAACACAAGCAGATCCGGCCGCACGTTAGAGCGCGGGTCATCCAGCGCTGGATAGACATCGCTCAG GAATGTCGAATACGCAAAAACTTCTCATCTCTGCGAGCCATTGTGTCGGCACTGCAGTCCAATCCTCTGTACAGGCTGAAAAGAGTATGGGCCTGTGTGCACAA AGACAGCATGCAGACGTTTGAGGAGCTGTCGGACATTTTCTCCGACCACAACAACTACCTGACGAGCAGAGAGCTACTCATGAGG GAAGGCACTTCAAAGTTTGCCAGTCTGGAGAGCTGCACCAAGGAGCACCAGAAACGCACCCACAAGAGACTCCTGCTGCAGCGGGAGATG GGAGCAATGCAAGGAACAATACCATACTTGGGGACGTTTCTTACCGACCTGACCATGTTGGACACAGCCCTGCCGGACCTAGCGGAG GGTGGTCTGATCAACTTCGAGAAGAGACGCAGG gagtTTGAGCTGATCGCTCAGATCAAGCTGCTTCAGTCGGCCTGTAACAGCTACTGTCTGAAAGCGGAGCCCAGCTACCTGCGCTGGTTTAAAAACCACCCCCAGCTCAGCGAGGAGGAGAG CTACTCTCTGTCCTGTGAGATCGAGGGTTTCGGCGATAGCAGTCCGACTTCACCCAAACCTCGAAAAAGCATGGTGAAGAGACTCAGCCT GCTGTTTCTTGGAACAGACAATAACTCAGCCAGCTCTCCGGTCAGAGAGATGCCGCGATCGCCTCCCACTGGCAGCTCAGGGGAGAGCATGGACTCCGTCAGTGTGTCCTCCAGTGACTCCAGCAGCCCCTCAGACAGTGAAGGTCTCACGCCCACGACTCACACCTCCGACTCCCAGCAAAACAAG CTATCAGAATCCTCCTCATGTAATTCACTCCACTCCATGGACACCAGCTCGTCGACAGCCAGTGTCTCCATGACCCcggcctctccctccctgccagGGCCCGCCTGCACCCACCGGCGCTCCCTCTCGCTCACGCCCCTGTCCCCCAGTTCCCCGAGCCAAACCCCGACGTATAACACCCAGGCCCAGGACGCGTGCATCATACGAGTCAGTCTGGAGCATGGCAACGGGAATCTCTACAAAAGCATCCTG TTGACCAATCAAGACAAGACCCGAGCCGTCATTTCCAGAGCGATGGCGAAGCACAACCTGGAGGTGGAGCCGGGGGAAGGATACGAGCTGGTACAAGTCATCTCTGAGGAGAGAG AGCTGGTGATCCCAGACAACGCCAATGTCTTTTACGCCATGAACACCTCAGCTAACTTCGACTTCCTGCTGCGGGTGCGGGGCTCAGCGGGTCGGCCGGTCCAGCTGCGAAGCCGGTGCAGCTCCACGCTCCCGCGGACCCAGCACCGCTCGACCCTCTCGCTTCGACTCAGCAAAGTCACGCTGTGA
- the abhd17ab gene encoding alpha/beta hydrolase domain-containing protein 17A yields MNGLSFSEICCLFCCPPCPSRIAAKLAFLPPEPTYTFLPDPEAGPASTGTTGASNPRTRSGASVAGSGGSGEVEGRWKLHLLERAEYQYTQRELDMTEVFLTRSSRGNKVACMYIRCVPNARFTVLFSHGNAVDLGQMSSFYIGLGTRINCNIFSYDYSGYGCSTGKPSEKNLYADIDAAWHALRTRYGISPENIILYGQSIGTVPTVDLASRYECAAVVLHSPLTSGMRVAFPDTKKTYCFDAFPNIEKVSKISSPVLIIHGTEDEVIDFSHGLALFERCPKAVEPLWVEGAGHNDIELYSQYLERLRRFIGQELAIQHV; encoded by the exons ATGAATGGCCTTTCTTTCAGCGAGATCTGCTGCCTGTTCTGCTGCCCGCCCTGTCCCAGCCGCATCGCGGCCAAGCTCGCCTTCTTGCCCCCCGAGCCCACCTACACGTTCCTCCCCGACCCAGAGGCGGGCCCTGCCTCAACGGGGACAACTGGGGCATCGAACCCGCGGACACGGAGTGGGGCATCCGTTGCTGGAAGCGGAGGGTCCGGGGAAGTGGAAGGTAGATGGAAGCTTCACCTGTTGGAGAGAGCAGAGTATCAGTACACGCAGAGGGAGCTGGACATGACAGAGGTGTTCCTCACTCGATCCAGCCGGGGGAACAAAGTCGCCTGCATGTACATTCGCTGTGTCCCTAATGCCAG GTTTACAGTGCTTTTCTCTCATGGTAATGCAGTCGACCTCGGCCAGATGAGCAGCTTCTACATCGGCCTTGGCACTCGCATCAACTGCAACATCTTTTCCTACGACTACTCCGGCTATGGATGCAGCACTGGCAAACCCTCTGAGAAGAACCTCTATGCAGACATAGACGCTGCCTGGCATGCCCTGCGCACACG GTATGGTATAAGCCCAGAGAATATAATCCTGTATGGACAAAGCATCGGTACAGTTCCTACTGTAGACCTGGCGTCGCGGTATGAGTGTGCTGCCGTTGTTCTTCACTCACCTCTGACGTCTGGCATGAGAGTGGCCTTTCCTGACACAAAGAAAACCTACTGCTTTGACGCTTTCCCCAA CATTGAGAAAGTGTCCAAAATCTCGTCTCCAGTGCTCATCATCCACGGGACAGAGGACGAGGTGATCGACTTCTCCCACGGCCTGGCTCTGTTCGAGCGCTGCCCCAAGGCCGTGGAGCCTCTTTGGGTAGAGGGAGCGGGACACAATGACATTGAATTATACAGCCAGTATCTGGAGCGCCTGCGCCGCTTCATAGGACAGGAGTTGGCGATACAACACGTCTGA
- the zgc:77486 gene encoding AN1-type zinc finger protein 5, giving the protein MAQETNQTQVPMLCTMGCGFYGNPRTNGMCSVCYKEHLQRQQGGGRSSPPGEKAATSPAGSPGSAGVTVESTTPEPSTEVAGTPPEEPTSSPSSPSPVTQQMTAMSISQDSGAVDPDRADGEEGEEEGTSNSTEPLGEGAQASSDGDQTPDKNKKKNRCFSCRKKVGLTGFDCRCGNLFCAIHRYSDKHDCPYDYRSAAAARIRKENPIVVAEKIQKL; this is encoded by the exons ATGGCTCAGGAGACCAATCAGACGCAGGTGCCAATGCTTTGCACTATGGGATGCGGTTTCTATGGTAACCCCCGCACCAACGGCATGTGCTCGGTCTGCTACAAGGAACACCTGCAGAGACAACAGGGCGGGGGGCGATCCAGCCCCCCGGGAGAGAAAG CTGCTACATCACCTGCAGGATCACCAGGATCAGCTGGTGTGACTGTGGAAAGCACAACCCCAGAGCCCAGTACAGAGGTAGCAGGGACCCCACCCGAGGAACCAACGAGCAG CCCTAGCTCTCCCAGCCCAGTAACACAGCAGATGACCGCAATGAGCATCTCCCAGGATTCGGGAGCTGTAGACCCTGATCGAGCAGATGgcgaggagggagaagaggagggcaCTTCCAACAGCACAG AGCCACTGGGGGAAGGGGCACAGGCTTCATCTGATGGGGACCAAACCCCggataaaaacaagaaaaagaaccGCTGCTTTTCATGCCGAAAGAAAGTAGGCCTCACTG GTTTTGACTGTCGCTGCGGCAACCTGTTCTGTGCCATTCACCGTTATTCCGACAAACACGACTGTCCCTATGATTACCGGAGTGCAGCGGCTGCCCGCATACGCAAGGAGAACCCGATCGTGGTGGCTGAGAAAATTCAGAAGTTATGA